A section of the Falco peregrinus isolate bFalPer1 chromosome 3, bFalPer1.pri, whole genome shotgun sequence genome encodes:
- the RAP1GAP gene encoding rap1 GTPase-activating protein 1 isoform X1: MAQQRHTIPPPLKTEEDYIPYPSVHEVLGREGPFPLILLPQFGGYWIEGTNHQLSGAPEGPPTPAPGSRARLEGNHTAKIYRKHFLGKEHFNYYSLDPTLGHLVFSLKYDEQEHLHLLLRTRTRTLHDVVPISCLAEFPNVVQMAKLVCEDINVDRFYPVLYPKASRLILAFDEHVLSNHFKFGVIYQKLGQTSEEELFGTTEESPAFAEFLDVLGQRVQLRDFKGFRGGLDVTHGQTGSESVYCHFRDKEIMFHVSTKLPYTEGDAQQLQRKRHIGNDIVAIVFQDENTPFVPDMIASNFLHAFVVVQLEQGGPQGTLYKVSVTARDDVPFFGPPLPDPAVFRKGPEFQEFLLTKLINAEYACYKAEKFAKLEERTRAALLETLHEELQARSQAMLGLGPDDDRPDNGAAAPGFFESFKRALRGRSPSLEAVGLGPRRAPPPPSPNAANAAANAAAGPPDGAAGPASSLLVPGSRRGRRGSAIGLGSVEEALLVPGKSPSRRRPGPLGSRRSSAIGIESIQEAPAGRDGPAAAPEGACSAHSSPESRRHPGRAEKPEPPDFSRSSSSASSFGSASEEPSEPGRESRSPLGTHCDAFTDTPWPDDPPGTPPGRRPPDPPCPEIKIQLEQPPHNPGS; this comes from the exons ATGGCCCAGCAGCGCCACACCATCCCCCCACCACTCAAG ACGGAGGAGGACTACATCCCCTACCCCAGCGTGCATGAG GTGCTGGGCCGAGAGGGGCCGTTTCCCCTCATCCTCCTGCCGCAGTTTGGGGGTTACTGGATCGAGGGCACCAACCACCAGCTAAGCGGGGCACCCGAGGGCCCCCCTACCCCAGCACCCGGCAGCCGGGCAAGGCTTGAGGGCAACCACACGGCCAAGATCTACCGCAAGCACTTTTTGGGCAAG GAGCACTTCAACTACTACTCCCTGGACCCCACTCTGGGCCACCTCGTCTTCTCCCTCAAGTATGATGAGCAGGAGCACCTCCACCTGCTGCTGCG TACCCGCACCCGCACCCTGCATGACGTGGTGCCCATTTCCTGCCTGGCCGAGTTCCCCAACGTGGTGCAGATGGCCAAG ctggtgTGCGAGGATATCAATGTGGATCGGTTCTACCCTGTGCTCTATCCCAAG GCATCCCGCCTCATCCTCGCCTTTGATGAGCACGTGCTCAGCAACCACTTCAAATTTGGGGTCATCTACCAAAAGCTGGGGCAG ACCTCCGAGGAGGAGCTTTTTGGCACCACGGAGGAGAGCCCGGCGTTTGCCGAATTCCTCGACGTCCTGGGTCAACGGGTGCAGCTGCGGGACTTCAAGGG GTTTCGGGGAGGGCTGGATGTGACCCACGGGCAGACGGGCAGCGAGTCGGTGTACTGCCACTTCCGTGACAAGGAGATCATGTTCCACGTCTCCACCAAGCTGCCCTACACCGAGGGGGATGCCCAGCAG ctgcagcgGAAGCGTCATATCGGCAATGACATCGTGGCCATCGTCTTCCAGGACGAGAACACCCCCTTCGTCCCTGACATGATCGCCTCCAACTTCCTCCACGCCTTTGTGgtggtgcagctggagcagggtggCCCCCAGGGCACCCTCTACAAG gtCTCTGTCACCGCCCGTGACGATGTGCCCTTCTTCGGCCCGCCGCTGCCTGACCCTGCTGTCTTCAGGAAG GGCCCAGAGTTCCAGGAGTTCCTGCTGACAAAGCTCATCAACGCCGAGTACGCCTGCTACAAGGCCGAGAAGTTCGCCAAGCTGGAG GAGCGGACGCGGGCGGCGCTGCTGGAGACGCTGCACGAGGAGCTGCAGGCCCGCAGCCAGGccatgctggggctgggccCCGACGACGATCGCCCTGACAacggcgccgccgcccccggtTTCTTCGAGTCCTTCAAG cgggcgctgcggggccgcAGCCCCTCCCTGGAGGCCGTGGGGCTGGGACCCCGCCGGGCCCCCCCACCGCCCTCCCCCAACGCCGCCAACGCCGCCGCCAACGCCGCCGCCGGACCCCCCGACGGCGCCGCGGGGCCCGCCAGC TCGCTGCTGGTGCCCGGGAGCCGGCGGGGACGCCGCGGCAGCGCCATCGGGCTGGGCTCGGTGGAAGAG GCGCTGCTGGTGCCCGGGAAGAGTCCGtcgcggcggcggcccgggccgCTCGGCTCCCGCCGCTCCAGCGCCATCGGTATCGAGAGCATCCAGGAGGCGCCGGCCGGCAG GgacggccccgccgccgcccccgagGGCGCCTGCTCCGCACACAGCTCCCCCGAGAGCCGCCGGCACCCCGGCAG GGCTGAGAAGCCGGAGCCGCCGGATTTCTCCCGCTCCTCCTCCAGCGCCAGCAGCTTTGGCAGTGCCAGCGAGGAGCCCAGCGAGCCGGGCAGG GAGAGCCGCTCGCCCTTGGGGACCCACTGTGACGCCTTCACTGACACCCCCTGGCCGGATGacccccccgggaccc CCCCAGGCCGCCGCCCCCctgaccccccctgccccgagATCAAaatccagctggagcagcccccCCATAACCCG GGCTCATAG
- the RAP1GAP gene encoding rap1 GTPase-activating protein 1 isoform X4: protein MAQQRHTIPPPLKTEEDYIPYPSVHEVLGREGPFPLILLPQFGGYWIEGTNHQLSGAPEGPPTPAPGSRARLEGNHTAKIYRKHFLGKEHFNYYSLDPTLGHLVFSLKYDEQEHLHLLLRTRTRTLHDVVPISCLAEFPNVVQMAKLVCEDINVDRFYPVLYPKASRLILAFDEHVLSNHFKFGVIYQKLGQTSEEELFGTTEESPAFAEFLDVLGQRVQLRDFKGFRGGLDVTHGQTGSESVYCHFRDKEIMFHVSTKLPYTEGDAQQLQRKRHIGNDIVAIVFQDENTPFVPDMIASNFLHAFVVVQLEQGGPQGTLYKVSVTARDDVPFFGPPLPDPAVFRKGPEFQEFLLTKLINAEYACYKAEKFAKLEERTRAALLETLHEELQARSQAMLGLGPDDDRPDNGAAAPGFFESFKSLLVPGSRRGRRGSAIGLGSVEEALLVPGKSPSRRRPGPLGSRRSSAIGIESIQEAPAGRDGPAAAPEGACSAHSSPESRRHPGRAEKPEPPDFSRSSSSASSFGSASEEPSEPGRESRSPLGTHCDAFTDTPWPDDPPGTPPGRRPPDPPCPEIKIQLEQPPHNPGS from the exons ATGGCCCAGCAGCGCCACACCATCCCCCCACCACTCAAG ACGGAGGAGGACTACATCCCCTACCCCAGCGTGCATGAG GTGCTGGGCCGAGAGGGGCCGTTTCCCCTCATCCTCCTGCCGCAGTTTGGGGGTTACTGGATCGAGGGCACCAACCACCAGCTAAGCGGGGCACCCGAGGGCCCCCCTACCCCAGCACCCGGCAGCCGGGCAAGGCTTGAGGGCAACCACACGGCCAAGATCTACCGCAAGCACTTTTTGGGCAAG GAGCACTTCAACTACTACTCCCTGGACCCCACTCTGGGCCACCTCGTCTTCTCCCTCAAGTATGATGAGCAGGAGCACCTCCACCTGCTGCTGCG TACCCGCACCCGCACCCTGCATGACGTGGTGCCCATTTCCTGCCTGGCCGAGTTCCCCAACGTGGTGCAGATGGCCAAG ctggtgTGCGAGGATATCAATGTGGATCGGTTCTACCCTGTGCTCTATCCCAAG GCATCCCGCCTCATCCTCGCCTTTGATGAGCACGTGCTCAGCAACCACTTCAAATTTGGGGTCATCTACCAAAAGCTGGGGCAG ACCTCCGAGGAGGAGCTTTTTGGCACCACGGAGGAGAGCCCGGCGTTTGCCGAATTCCTCGACGTCCTGGGTCAACGGGTGCAGCTGCGGGACTTCAAGGG GTTTCGGGGAGGGCTGGATGTGACCCACGGGCAGACGGGCAGCGAGTCGGTGTACTGCCACTTCCGTGACAAGGAGATCATGTTCCACGTCTCCACCAAGCTGCCCTACACCGAGGGGGATGCCCAGCAG ctgcagcgGAAGCGTCATATCGGCAATGACATCGTGGCCATCGTCTTCCAGGACGAGAACACCCCCTTCGTCCCTGACATGATCGCCTCCAACTTCCTCCACGCCTTTGTGgtggtgcagctggagcagggtggCCCCCAGGGCACCCTCTACAAG gtCTCTGTCACCGCCCGTGACGATGTGCCCTTCTTCGGCCCGCCGCTGCCTGACCCTGCTGTCTTCAGGAAG GGCCCAGAGTTCCAGGAGTTCCTGCTGACAAAGCTCATCAACGCCGAGTACGCCTGCTACAAGGCCGAGAAGTTCGCCAAGCTGGAG GAGCGGACGCGGGCGGCGCTGCTGGAGACGCTGCACGAGGAGCTGCAGGCCCGCAGCCAGGccatgctggggctgggccCCGACGACGATCGCCCTGACAacggcgccgccgcccccggtTTCTTCGAGTCCTTCAAG TCGCTGCTGGTGCCCGGGAGCCGGCGGGGACGCCGCGGCAGCGCCATCGGGCTGGGCTCGGTGGAAGAG GCGCTGCTGGTGCCCGGGAAGAGTCCGtcgcggcggcggcccgggccgCTCGGCTCCCGCCGCTCCAGCGCCATCGGTATCGAGAGCATCCAGGAGGCGCCGGCCGGCAG GgacggccccgccgccgcccccgagGGCGCCTGCTCCGCACACAGCTCCCCCGAGAGCCGCCGGCACCCCGGCAG GGCTGAGAAGCCGGAGCCGCCGGATTTCTCCCGCTCCTCCTCCAGCGCCAGCAGCTTTGGCAGTGCCAGCGAGGAGCCCAGCGAGCCGGGCAGG GAGAGCCGCTCGCCCTTGGGGACCCACTGTGACGCCTTCACTGACACCCCCTGGCCGGATGacccccccgggaccc CCCCAGGCCGCCGCCCCCctgaccccccctgccccgagATCAAaatccagctggagcagcccccCCATAACCCG GGCTCATAG
- the RAP1GAP gene encoding rap1 GTPase-activating protein 1 isoform X2, with protein MAQQRHTIPPPLKTEEDYIPYPSVHEVLGREGPFPLILLPQFGGYWIEGTNHQLSGAPEGPPTPAPGSRARLEGNHTAKIYRKHFLGKEHFNYYSLDPTLGHLVFSLKYDEQEHLHLLLRTRTRTLHDVVPISCLAEFPNVVQMAKLVCEDINVDRFYPVLYPKASRLILAFDEHVLSNHFKFGVIYQKLGQTSEEELFGTTEESPAFAEFLDVLGQRVQLRDFKGFRGGLDVTHGQTGSESVYCHFRDKEIMFHVSTKLPYTEGDAQQLQRKRHIGNDIVAIVFQDENTPFVPDMIASNFLHAFVVVQLEQGGPQGTLYKVSVTARDDVPFFGPPLPDPAVFRKGPEFQEFLLTKLINAEYACYKAEKFAKLEERTRAALLETLHEELQARSQAMLGLGPDDDRPDNGAAAPGFFESFKRALRGRSPSLEAVGLGPRRAPPPPSPNAANAAANAAAGPPDGAAGPASSLLVPGSRRGRRGSAIGLGSVEEALLVPGKSPSRRRPGPLGSRRSSAIGIESIQEAPAGSRAEKPEPPDFSRSSSSASSFGSASEEPSEPGRESRSPLGTHCDAFTDTPWPDDPPGTPPGRRPPDPPCPEIKIQLEQPPHNPGS; from the exons ATGGCCCAGCAGCGCCACACCATCCCCCCACCACTCAAG ACGGAGGAGGACTACATCCCCTACCCCAGCGTGCATGAG GTGCTGGGCCGAGAGGGGCCGTTTCCCCTCATCCTCCTGCCGCAGTTTGGGGGTTACTGGATCGAGGGCACCAACCACCAGCTAAGCGGGGCACCCGAGGGCCCCCCTACCCCAGCACCCGGCAGCCGGGCAAGGCTTGAGGGCAACCACACGGCCAAGATCTACCGCAAGCACTTTTTGGGCAAG GAGCACTTCAACTACTACTCCCTGGACCCCACTCTGGGCCACCTCGTCTTCTCCCTCAAGTATGATGAGCAGGAGCACCTCCACCTGCTGCTGCG TACCCGCACCCGCACCCTGCATGACGTGGTGCCCATTTCCTGCCTGGCCGAGTTCCCCAACGTGGTGCAGATGGCCAAG ctggtgTGCGAGGATATCAATGTGGATCGGTTCTACCCTGTGCTCTATCCCAAG GCATCCCGCCTCATCCTCGCCTTTGATGAGCACGTGCTCAGCAACCACTTCAAATTTGGGGTCATCTACCAAAAGCTGGGGCAG ACCTCCGAGGAGGAGCTTTTTGGCACCACGGAGGAGAGCCCGGCGTTTGCCGAATTCCTCGACGTCCTGGGTCAACGGGTGCAGCTGCGGGACTTCAAGGG GTTTCGGGGAGGGCTGGATGTGACCCACGGGCAGACGGGCAGCGAGTCGGTGTACTGCCACTTCCGTGACAAGGAGATCATGTTCCACGTCTCCACCAAGCTGCCCTACACCGAGGGGGATGCCCAGCAG ctgcagcgGAAGCGTCATATCGGCAATGACATCGTGGCCATCGTCTTCCAGGACGAGAACACCCCCTTCGTCCCTGACATGATCGCCTCCAACTTCCTCCACGCCTTTGTGgtggtgcagctggagcagggtggCCCCCAGGGCACCCTCTACAAG gtCTCTGTCACCGCCCGTGACGATGTGCCCTTCTTCGGCCCGCCGCTGCCTGACCCTGCTGTCTTCAGGAAG GGCCCAGAGTTCCAGGAGTTCCTGCTGACAAAGCTCATCAACGCCGAGTACGCCTGCTACAAGGCCGAGAAGTTCGCCAAGCTGGAG GAGCGGACGCGGGCGGCGCTGCTGGAGACGCTGCACGAGGAGCTGCAGGCCCGCAGCCAGGccatgctggggctgggccCCGACGACGATCGCCCTGACAacggcgccgccgcccccggtTTCTTCGAGTCCTTCAAG cgggcgctgcggggccgcAGCCCCTCCCTGGAGGCCGTGGGGCTGGGACCCCGCCGGGCCCCCCCACCGCCCTCCCCCAACGCCGCCAACGCCGCCGCCAACGCCGCCGCCGGACCCCCCGACGGCGCCGCGGGGCCCGCCAGC TCGCTGCTGGTGCCCGGGAGCCGGCGGGGACGCCGCGGCAGCGCCATCGGGCTGGGCTCGGTGGAAGAG GCGCTGCTGGTGCCCGGGAAGAGTCCGtcgcggcggcggcccgggccgCTCGGCTCCCGCCGCTCCAGCGCCATCGGTATCGAGAGCATCCAGGAGGCGCCGGCCGGCAG CAGGGCTGAGAAGCCGGAGCCGCCGGATTTCTCCCGCTCCTCCTCCAGCGCCAGCAGCTTTGGCAGTGCCAGCGAGGAGCCCAGCGAGCCGGGCAGG GAGAGCCGCTCGCCCTTGGGGACCCACTGTGACGCCTTCACTGACACCCCCTGGCCGGATGacccccccgggaccc CCCCAGGCCGCCGCCCCCctgaccccccctgccccgagATCAAaatccagctggagcagcccccCCATAACCCG GGCTCATAG
- the RAP1GAP gene encoding rap1 GTPase-activating protein 1 isoform X3: protein MAQQRHTIPPPLKTEEDYIPYPSVHEVLGREGPFPLILLPQFGGYWIEGTNHQLSGAPEGPPTPAPGSRARLEGNHTAKIYRKHFLGKEHFNYYSLDPTLGHLVFSLKYDEQEHLHLLLRTRTRTLHDVVPISCLAEFPNVVQMAKLVCEDINVDRFYPVLYPKASRLILAFDEHVLSNHFKFGVIYQKLGQTSEEELFGTTEESPAFAEFLDVLGQRVQLRDFKGFRGGLDVTHGQTGSESVYCHFRDKEIMFHVSTKLPYTEGDAQQLQRKRHIGNDIVAIVFQDENTPFVPDMIASNFLHAFVVVQLEQGGPQGTLYKVSVTARDDVPFFGPPLPDPAVFRKGPEFQEFLLTKLINAEYACYKAEKFAKLEERTRAALLETLHEELQARSQAMLGLGPDDDRPDNGAAAPGFFESFKRALRGRSPSLEAVGLGPRRAPPPPSPNAANAAANAAAGPPDGAAGPASSLLVPGSRRGRRGSAIGLGSVEEALLVPGKSPSRRRPGPLGSRRSSAIGIESIQEAPAGRAEKPEPPDFSRSSSSASSFGSASEEPSEPGRESRSPLGTHCDAFTDTPWPDDPPGTPPGRRPPDPPCPEIKIQLEQPPHNPGS from the exons ATGGCCCAGCAGCGCCACACCATCCCCCCACCACTCAAG ACGGAGGAGGACTACATCCCCTACCCCAGCGTGCATGAG GTGCTGGGCCGAGAGGGGCCGTTTCCCCTCATCCTCCTGCCGCAGTTTGGGGGTTACTGGATCGAGGGCACCAACCACCAGCTAAGCGGGGCACCCGAGGGCCCCCCTACCCCAGCACCCGGCAGCCGGGCAAGGCTTGAGGGCAACCACACGGCCAAGATCTACCGCAAGCACTTTTTGGGCAAG GAGCACTTCAACTACTACTCCCTGGACCCCACTCTGGGCCACCTCGTCTTCTCCCTCAAGTATGATGAGCAGGAGCACCTCCACCTGCTGCTGCG TACCCGCACCCGCACCCTGCATGACGTGGTGCCCATTTCCTGCCTGGCCGAGTTCCCCAACGTGGTGCAGATGGCCAAG ctggtgTGCGAGGATATCAATGTGGATCGGTTCTACCCTGTGCTCTATCCCAAG GCATCCCGCCTCATCCTCGCCTTTGATGAGCACGTGCTCAGCAACCACTTCAAATTTGGGGTCATCTACCAAAAGCTGGGGCAG ACCTCCGAGGAGGAGCTTTTTGGCACCACGGAGGAGAGCCCGGCGTTTGCCGAATTCCTCGACGTCCTGGGTCAACGGGTGCAGCTGCGGGACTTCAAGGG GTTTCGGGGAGGGCTGGATGTGACCCACGGGCAGACGGGCAGCGAGTCGGTGTACTGCCACTTCCGTGACAAGGAGATCATGTTCCACGTCTCCACCAAGCTGCCCTACACCGAGGGGGATGCCCAGCAG ctgcagcgGAAGCGTCATATCGGCAATGACATCGTGGCCATCGTCTTCCAGGACGAGAACACCCCCTTCGTCCCTGACATGATCGCCTCCAACTTCCTCCACGCCTTTGTGgtggtgcagctggagcagggtggCCCCCAGGGCACCCTCTACAAG gtCTCTGTCACCGCCCGTGACGATGTGCCCTTCTTCGGCCCGCCGCTGCCTGACCCTGCTGTCTTCAGGAAG GGCCCAGAGTTCCAGGAGTTCCTGCTGACAAAGCTCATCAACGCCGAGTACGCCTGCTACAAGGCCGAGAAGTTCGCCAAGCTGGAG GAGCGGACGCGGGCGGCGCTGCTGGAGACGCTGCACGAGGAGCTGCAGGCCCGCAGCCAGGccatgctggggctgggccCCGACGACGATCGCCCTGACAacggcgccgccgcccccggtTTCTTCGAGTCCTTCAAG cgggcgctgcggggccgcAGCCCCTCCCTGGAGGCCGTGGGGCTGGGACCCCGCCGGGCCCCCCCACCGCCCTCCCCCAACGCCGCCAACGCCGCCGCCAACGCCGCCGCCGGACCCCCCGACGGCGCCGCGGGGCCCGCCAGC TCGCTGCTGGTGCCCGGGAGCCGGCGGGGACGCCGCGGCAGCGCCATCGGGCTGGGCTCGGTGGAAGAG GCGCTGCTGGTGCCCGGGAAGAGTCCGtcgcggcggcggcccgggccgCTCGGCTCCCGCCGCTCCAGCGCCATCGGTATCGAGAGCATCCAGGAGGCGCCGGCCGGCAG GGCTGAGAAGCCGGAGCCGCCGGATTTCTCCCGCTCCTCCTCCAGCGCCAGCAGCTTTGGCAGTGCCAGCGAGGAGCCCAGCGAGCCGGGCAGG GAGAGCCGCTCGCCCTTGGGGACCCACTGTGACGCCTTCACTGACACCCCCTGGCCGGATGacccccccgggaccc CCCCAGGCCGCCGCCCCCctgaccccccctgccccgagATCAAaatccagctggagcagcccccCCATAACCCG GGCTCATAG